In the genome of Pseudanabaena mucicola str. Chao 1806, the window GCACGTTTAAAATGGGAACAACTAGCTTCCAAAATTATTTCTTGGCTAGCTTTAATAATGGCAATATTTTTCTTGTTAGGTGTACCCTTAGATATAGTCAATTCTTTTCGTGTTCAAAATATTCGTCAAGGTGAGGTTATTGCTAAAGTTGCTCAGCAAAATACCCCGCTACAGGCAATCGCTGAACGTTTGGAGAAGGCTAAAACTGATAGAGAGATTAAGGATGTTTTAAAATTGATTAATCCTCAACAACAAGCTCTAGTAGTAAGTATTCCTAAACCCCAAGAGGTTAAAAAGAAACTGCTTACTGAGATTGCAACATCTATTAATCAAAATCAATCCCAGTCGGATGGTATGAAAAGGCGAATTAGTAATGCTCTCTGGAAAGACTCGATTAAATGGGCGATCGCTGCAACCTTATCAGGTCTATTTCTAGTCTATCTTTGGATGCAATCTAAATGGGCAAGGGTAGGTATATGTAGCTCAACTTAATTAAAACCCAAACCAGAGTTTTGTTCCGCCCGCGTAGCGGGCGGAACAAAACTCTCGGTTTTTAGTTTACTTATGTCTAGCTACTTAAACTATTAATTTGTAGGCAGAAGGATGATACTTTGTAACATCATTTTGTGATTTTCTACTAAGTGAGAGAGTGTAAAGTGAAAAGTCTAGGATGTAAGGAGAGAGACAATCCAGACACATAATAACTAACAGTAAAACCAGTGAATATCCGCAAAGAAATACTCGATGAATTGTTGCAAGAGAGCAAAACACCACCCGACCTATTCGGAGAAGGAGGAACCCTGAAACAACTAACCACCGCATTAAGAGTCTGGTAATAACAATTATATTGAATGGTTTAACTGTACGATGCGACCACGTGTCTCCCGATTAGTTCGTAAAACTGTCT includes:
- the hpsJ-A gene encoding HpsJ-like protein, cyanoexosortase A-associated yields the protein MQDIQVPAMGRQTFSTFRGIGYLLMSLFFLDFFTIMIPTKFTDAVWELNTYGQIVERVPLLLLSFSLIFFGEYSARLKWEQLASKIISWLALIMAIFFLLGVPLDIVNSFRVQNIRQGEVIAKVAQQNTPLQAIAERLEKAKTDREIKDVLKLINPQQQALVVSIPKPQEVKKKLLTEIATSINQNQSQSDGMKRRISNALWKDSIKWAIAATLSGLFLVYLWMQSKWARVGICSST